A section of the Ptychodera flava strain L36383 unplaced genomic scaffold, AS_Pfla_20210202 Scaffold_28__1_contigs__length_4768798_pilon, whole genome shotgun sequence genome encodes:
- the LOC139126994 gene encoding prenylated Rab acceptor protein 1-like isoform X4, giving the protein MALNVSSSSAKEWVQKQRDKLQPWQEFLNTSKVSKPRSAAGLTKRITQNLEKFQSNYLLVSIGLFIYCIITSPLLLIACAFLVGGCYFIQARQSAGKVVLLGRGRELTVGQQYLAVGLISIPMFFMAGAGSAVFWVIGASVFLIMLHASLLSTDIVDEVPQPEITMETV; this is encoded by the exons ATGGCTTTGAACGTGTCCAGCAGCTCGGCCAAGGAGTGGGTACAGAAGCAGCGGGACAAACTCCAACCCTGGCAGGAATTCCTCAACACATCCAAAGTCTCCAAGCCAAGGAGTGCGGCGGGGCTCACGAAGCGAATCACccaaaatcttgaaaaattccAAAGTAATTATCTGTTGGTGTCTATTGGATTATTTATCTACTGTAT TATCACCTCACCATTACTTCTCATAGCCTGTGCGTTTCTCGTCGGTGGATGTTACTTCATACAGGCCAGGCAGTCGGCGGGCAAGGTTGTTCTGTTAGGTAGGG GGCGTGAGTTGACAGTGGGTCAGCAATACCTAGCTGTAGGACTCATTTCAATACCAATGTTTTTCATGGCCGGAGCTGGATCTGCTGTGTTCTGGGTTATCG GTGCTTCAGTGTTCCTGATCATGCTCCATGCATCTCTTCTATCGACTGACATAGTGGATGAAGTTCCACAGCCAGAGATCACCATGGAAACCGTCTGA
- the LOC139126993 gene encoding TLC domain-containing protein 5-like encodes MEFDRHVLIPASMSAFLMWYSLYNVFCLVFPAKSYEWNCRFVTLIHATITTILSWIWGVYYNPWVFTDPGGENNAREILVCTICLGYFLFDFMWCLWFYDPNEKVMLLHHFFTIGGILLIMNTGHGGTELNATIFGSEVSNPFLQARWFMRDAGYDKTWIYEINDLLFMVIFFVCRICVGTYLMYTEWSHPRPSLGVKLGGTAIYLVSVVFMYNIAMFAFKKYTRMYRAWKNRLKMVNGTLSNGRIEKKVQ; translated from the exons ATGGAGTTTGACAGACATGTACTCATTCCGGCTTCCATGTCAGCATTCTTGATGTGGTATTCCCTGTACAATGTATTCTGCCTTGTCTTCCCGGCAAAGAGCTACGAGTGGAATTGTAGGTTTGTTACACTCATCCACGCTACGATAACCACCATTCTGTCCTGGATATGGGGCGTGTACTACAACCCCTGGGTTTTCACGGATCCAG gtgGAGAAAACAATGCCAGAGAAATTCTCGTTTGTACGATTTGCCTTGGATATTTCCTGTTTGACTTCATGTGGTGTCTATGGTTTTACGACCCCAATGAAAAAGTTATGCTGCTTCACCACTTTTTCACCATAGGGGGCATCCTACTCATCATGAACACCGGCCACGGCGGTACCGAGCTCAATGCGACCATTTTCGGCAGCGAGGTCTCCAATCCGTTTCTCCAAGCGCGGTGGTTCATGCGCGATGCCGGTTACGACAAGACCTGGATTTACGAGATAAACGATCTGCTTTTCATGGTGATATTTTTTGTATGTCGCATTTGCGTCGGCACGTACCTCATGTACACCGAGTGGTCTCACCCGCGGCCTTCGCTGGGCGTGAAGCTGGGCGGGACCGCCATTTACCTCGTCAGCGTGGTGTTCATGTATAACATCGCAATGTTCGCGTTCAAGAAGTACACCCGCATGTACAGAGCGTGGAAAAATCGGCTCAAGATGGTGAACGGCACGTTATCAAACGGACGCATCGAAAAGAAAGTGCAGTAG
- the LOC139127053 gene encoding tubulin-specific chaperone cofactor E-like protein, translated as MATSSEASSSALPGGVSVPDAFKAKYSDHSPENFDYISIAVPNNKANSMLVPACLTLNDCCIDCAGNDGEIAQLCTGVRELDLAKNNLQDWTEVISVISQLPDLEFLNLGSNPLMHSIPPGLVDTVSMATIKRLVLNNTGVKWEIVHELLRVMTGLEEIHLSLNNFGTVEISDDTYPKVKMFQFNNNSITDFREICKLGKMFPGLEHLYLIENNIKDLSGDIPASFPCLKCISLSGTEINSWEALEKFNLFPTLTDIRMKGLPLLKKYPEVKRRPLVVARLPRVTRLNGSRVLDEERLDAERLFIRHYMKKKPEQQPQRYHDLVAIHGKLDELVDLDLRPTDWADCVIKFESKQTLMKVNTTQTVSEFKKTLGHFAELPVNRFRLFHLEQEMNEQGFMEEIRYNTLCLHSYRVKDGDEFHIVPKIM; from the exons ATGGCAACCAGTTCTGAAGCCTCATCCTCAGCCCTGCCTGGCGGAGTGTCCGTACCGGACGCGTTCAAAGCCAAGTACAGCGACCATTCTCCGGAGAATTTTGACTACATCTCCATAGCTGTACCAAACAACAAAGCAA ATTCCATGTTGGTGCCAGCATGCCTCACTCTCAACGACTGCTGCATAGACTGTGCAGGGAATGATGGGGAGATTGCACAGCTGTGTACCGGGGTAAGAGAGCTGGACCTTGCAAAGAACAATTTACAGGACTGGACAGAG GTCATTTCAGTCATATCGCAACTTCCGGATTTAGAATTCCTCAACCTGGGTTCCAATCCACTGATGCATTCCATCCCTCCCGGCCTGGTGGACacagtttccatggcaacaatcAAGAGACTGGTGCTGAACAATACGGGCGTGAAATGGGAAATTGTCCATGAGTTACTCAGAGTTATGACAGG GTTAGAAGAAATACATTTGAGTTTGAACAACTTCGGGACGGTTGAAATTAGCGATGACACCTACCCCAAGGTCAAGATGTTCCAGTTCAACAATAACAGCATAACAGATTTCCGGGAAATTTGCAAGCTCGGGAAAATGTTCCCAGGGCTGGAACACCTCTACCTGattgaaaacaacattaaaGATCTCTCAGGGGACATTCCGGCATCTTTTCCGTGTCTGAAGTGTATCAGTCTTAGCGGCACAGAAATAAACAGCTGGGAAGCATTGGAGAAGTTCAATTTGTTTCCGACTCTGACTGACATTCGTATGAAAGGGTTGCCTCTACTGAAAAAGTATCCCGAGGTGAAGAGGCGCCCTCTAGTGGTGGCAAGGCTACCACGGGTCACAAGGCTCAATGGGAGTAGGGTGCTGGATGAAGAACGTCTCGATGCTGAAAGGCTTTTTATCAGACACTACATGAAGAAAAAGCCAGAGCAGCAGCCACAGAG ATACCATGACCTGGTGGCAATACATGGCAAACTCGACGAActtgttgaccttgaccttcgACCCACCGATTGGGCCGATTGCGTGATCAAGTTCGAGAGCAAGCAGACGCTGATGAAAGTGAACACCACACAGACAGTCTCCGAGTTCAAGAAGACCCTGGGGCACTTTGCCGAGCTCCCCGTCAACAGATTCCGTTTGTTCCATCTGGAGCAAGAGATGAATGAACAAGGTTTCATGGAAGAGATCAGGTACAACACGCTATGTCTCCACAGCTACAGGGTCAAGGACGGAGACGAGTTCCACATTGTGCCAAAAATCATGTAG
- the LOC139126994 gene encoding prenylated Rab acceptor protein 1-like isoform X2, which translates to MEAVDVSGELDVLKSDSADEKFGMALNVSSSSAKEWVQKQRDKLQPWQEFLNTSKVSKPRSAAGLTKRITQNLEKFQSNYLLVSIGLFIYCIITSPLLLIACAFLVGGCYFIQARQSAGKVVLLGRELTVGQQYLAVGLISIPMFFMAGAGSAVFWVIGASVFLIMLHASLLSTDIVDEVPQPEITMETV; encoded by the exons ATGGAGGCTGTTGACGTTAGTGGTGAGTTGGATGTTTTGAAAAGCGACTCTGCTGACGAGAAGTTCGG CATGGCTTTGAACGTGTCCAGCAGCTCGGCCAAGGAGTGGGTACAGAAGCAGCGGGACAAACTCCAACCCTGGCAGGAATTCCTCAACACATCCAAAGTCTCCAAGCCAAGGAGTGCGGCGGGGCTCACGAAGCGAATCACccaaaatcttgaaaaattccAAAGTAATTATCTGTTGGTGTCTATTGGATTATTTATCTACTGTAT TATCACCTCACCATTACTTCTCATAGCCTGTGCGTTTCTCGTCGGTGGATGTTACTTCATACAGGCCAGGCAGTCGGCGGGCAAGGTTGTTCTGTTAG GGCGTGAGTTGACAGTGGGTCAGCAATACCTAGCTGTAGGACTCATTTCAATACCAATGTTTTTCATGGCCGGAGCTGGATCTGCTGTGTTCTGGGTTATCG GTGCTTCAGTGTTCCTGATCATGCTCCATGCATCTCTTCTATCGACTGACATAGTGGATGAAGTTCCACAGCCAGAGATCACCATGGAAACCGTCTGA
- the LOC139126994 gene encoding prenylated Rab acceptor protein 1-like isoform X3 — translation MRESVSQYYSMALNVSSSSAKEWVQKQRDKLQPWQEFLNTSKVSKPRSAAGLTKRITQNLEKFQSNYLLVSIGLFIYCIITSPLLLIACAFLVGGCYFIQARQSAGKVVLLGRGRELTVGQQYLAVGLISIPMFFMAGAGSAVFWVIGASVFLIMLHASLLSTDIVDEVPQPEITMETV, via the exons ATGAGAGAATCCGTTTCCCAATATTACAGCATGGCTTTGAACGTGTCCAGCAGCTCGGCCAAGGAGTGGGTACAGAAGCAGCGGGACAAACTCCAACCCTGGCAGGAATTCCTCAACACATCCAAAGTCTCCAAGCCAAGGAGTGCGGCGGGGCTCACGAAGCGAATCACccaaaatcttgaaaaattccAAAGTAATTATCTGTTGGTGTCTATTGGATTATTTATCTACTGTAT TATCACCTCACCATTACTTCTCATAGCCTGTGCGTTTCTCGTCGGTGGATGTTACTTCATACAGGCCAGGCAGTCGGCGGGCAAGGTTGTTCTGTTAGGTAGGG GGCGTGAGTTGACAGTGGGTCAGCAATACCTAGCTGTAGGACTCATTTCAATACCAATGTTTTTCATGGCCGGAGCTGGATCTGCTGTGTTCTGGGTTATCG GTGCTTCAGTGTTCCTGATCATGCTCCATGCATCTCTTCTATCGACTGACATAGTGGATGAAGTTCCACAGCCAGAGATCACCATGGAAACCGTCTGA
- the LOC139126994 gene encoding prenylated Rab acceptor protein 1-like isoform X5: MALNVSSSSAKEWVQKQRDKLQPWQEFLNTSKVSKPRSAAGLTKRITQNLEKFQSNYLLVSIGLFIYCIITSPLLLIACAFLVGGCYFIQARQSAGKVVLLGRELTVGQQYLAVGLISIPMFFMAGAGSAVFWVIGASVFLIMLHASLLSTDIVDEVPQPEITMETV, from the exons ATGGCTTTGAACGTGTCCAGCAGCTCGGCCAAGGAGTGGGTACAGAAGCAGCGGGACAAACTCCAACCCTGGCAGGAATTCCTCAACACATCCAAAGTCTCCAAGCCAAGGAGTGCGGCGGGGCTCACGAAGCGAATCACccaaaatcttgaaaaattccAAAGTAATTATCTGTTGGTGTCTATTGGATTATTTATCTACTGTAT TATCACCTCACCATTACTTCTCATAGCCTGTGCGTTTCTCGTCGGTGGATGTTACTTCATACAGGCCAGGCAGTCGGCGGGCAAGGTTGTTCTGTTAG GGCGTGAGTTGACAGTGGGTCAGCAATACCTAGCTGTAGGACTCATTTCAATACCAATGTTTTTCATGGCCGGAGCTGGATCTGCTGTGTTCTGGGTTATCG GTGCTTCAGTGTTCCTGATCATGCTCCATGCATCTCTTCTATCGACTGACATAGTGGATGAAGTTCCACAGCCAGAGATCACCATGGAAACCGTCTGA
- the LOC139126994 gene encoding prenylated Rab acceptor protein 1-like isoform X1, with amino-acid sequence MEAVDVSGELDVLKSDSADEKFGMALNVSSSSAKEWVQKQRDKLQPWQEFLNTSKVSKPRSAAGLTKRITQNLEKFQSNYLLVSIGLFIYCIITSPLLLIACAFLVGGCYFIQARQSAGKVVLLGRGRELTVGQQYLAVGLISIPMFFMAGAGSAVFWVIGASVFLIMLHASLLSTDIVDEVPQPEITMETV; translated from the exons ATGGAGGCTGTTGACGTTAGTGGTGAGTTGGATGTTTTGAAAAGCGACTCTGCTGACGAGAAGTTCGG CATGGCTTTGAACGTGTCCAGCAGCTCGGCCAAGGAGTGGGTACAGAAGCAGCGGGACAAACTCCAACCCTGGCAGGAATTCCTCAACACATCCAAAGTCTCCAAGCCAAGGAGTGCGGCGGGGCTCACGAAGCGAATCACccaaaatcttgaaaaattccAAAGTAATTATCTGTTGGTGTCTATTGGATTATTTATCTACTGTAT TATCACCTCACCATTACTTCTCATAGCCTGTGCGTTTCTCGTCGGTGGATGTTACTTCATACAGGCCAGGCAGTCGGCGGGCAAGGTTGTTCTGTTAGGTAGGG GGCGTGAGTTGACAGTGGGTCAGCAATACCTAGCTGTAGGACTCATTTCAATACCAATGTTTTTCATGGCCGGAGCTGGATCTGCTGTGTTCTGGGTTATCG GTGCTTCAGTGTTCCTGATCATGCTCCATGCATCTCTTCTATCGACTGACATAGTGGATGAAGTTCCACAGCCAGAGATCACCATGGAAACCGTCTGA